One genomic segment of Helianthus annuus cultivar XRQ/B chromosome 14, HanXRQr2.0-SUNRISE, whole genome shotgun sequence includes these proteins:
- the LOC110881625 gene encoding uncharacterized protein LOC110881625: MGDDDVNSPKHSNDNEHPPKSSNPTTLHPVYSVNNIQQKIRTLDGEKVSCSSWVNLFHLHATAYRVFDHIDDTPPPAKDDPSLSSWKEIDVVVLQWIYGTLTDDLLLKILQPGSTACQAWLRLENHFLNNKDSRAATLEEDFTNLILQSCSSLEAYFQRLKEISDQLAAVDCPVPEKRLVLKLVRGLPPEFDMTGALIVQRLPSWTDTCDMLLREQSCQRACATVSPPVVAAALDSAPPHPPRSDSPHPRESQDHDTRNRRGGSYRRGQTRGRGQQSYPPRNQSASSYPPPGPFGFYGSPQWMVPPCPFPTQGPWINPWSYNTPPPANTQQPSQPTHQQQASSAQAHITELDPMQPTDLAQAFAAFGIEQP, encoded by the coding sequence ATGGGAGACGACGATGTTAACTCACCAAAACACTCGAACGACAATGAACACCCACCAAAATCCTCGAACCCAACTACCTTACACCCTGTTTATTCTGTCAACAACATTCAACAGAAGATCCGAACTCTTGATGGTGAAAAGGTTTCCTGCTCGTCCTGGGTTAATCTCTTTCATCTCCACGCTACCGCTTACCGTGTCTTCGATCACATCGACGACACCCCACCACCCGCTAAAGATGACCCCTCCTTATCTTCCTGGAAGGAGATCGATGTCGTGGTCCTTCAATGGATTTATGGCACTTTAACGGACGATCTTCTTCTCAAAATCCTCCAGCCTGGATCCACGGCCTGTCAGGCTTGGCTCCGGCTTGAAAACCATTTTCTCAACAATAAAGACTCTCGTGCTGCCACTCTTGAAGAAGATTTCACCAACCTTATCCTTCAATCCTGCTCGTCTCTTGAAGCCTACTTTCAGCGCTTGAAAGAAATCTCTGACCAACTGGCCGCTGTTGACTGCCCCGTGCCTGAAAAACGGCTAGTCTTGAAACTGGTCCGTGGGCTACCCCCAGAATTTGACATGACTGGGGCTCTCATTGTTCAGCGACTGCCCTCCTGGACCGATACTTGTGATATGCTTCTACGGGAGCAAAGCTGCCAACGCGCATGTGCTACTGTCTCTCCACCTGTCGTCGCTGCAGCCCTGGATTCGGCACCTCCTCACCCTCCCCGGTCCGACTCTCCTCACCCACGTGAGTCCCAGGACCATGACACCCGTAACCGCCGGGGCGGTTCTTACCGTCGTGGCCAAACCAGAGGCCGAGGGCAGCAGTCGTACCCACCTCGCAACCAGTCGGCTTCCTCTTATCCTCCACCGGGTCCTTTCGGGTTTTATGGCTCTCCTCAATGGATGGTGCCACCTTGTCCCTTCCCTACCCAAGGACCTTGGATAAACCCTTGGTCCTACAATACCCCACCTCCTGCTAATACCCAGCAACCAAGTCAGCCCACACATCAGCAGCAGGCCTCATCGGCCCAGGCCCACATCACCGAATTAGATCCTATGCAGCCCACTGATTTGGCCCAAGCCTTTGCGGCCTTCGGAATCGAGCAGCCGTAG